From Streptomyces sp. CMB-StM0423, a single genomic window includes:
- the aroC gene encoding chorismate synthase encodes MSRLRWLTAGESHGPALVATLEGLPAGVPVTTDLVADHLARRRLGYGRGARMKFERDEVTFIGGVRHGLTLGSPVAVMIGNTEWPKWEKVMAADPVDPAELAGIARNAPLTRPRPGHADLAGMQKYGFDEARPVLERASARETAARVALGAVARSYLKETAGIEIVSHVVELGGAKAPYGSIPAPADVARLDADPVRCLDADASKAMVEVIDQAHKDGDTLGGVVEVVAYDVPVGLGSHVHWDRRLDSRLAGALMGIQAIKGVELGDGFALAGVPGSQAHDEIVGTDDGIRRSSGRSGGTEGGLSTGELLRVRAAMKPIATVPRALATVDVATGEATKAHHQRSDVCAVPAAGIVAEAMVALVLADAVAEKFGGDSVTETARNVRGYLENLAIR; translated from the coding sequence TTGAGCAGGTTGCGCTGGCTCACCGCAGGGGAATCGCACGGCCCGGCACTCGTGGCGACACTGGAGGGCCTCCCCGCGGGGGTGCCCGTCACCACCGACCTGGTCGCCGACCACCTCGCCCGCCGCCGGCTGGGGTACGGCCGCGGGGCGCGGATGAAGTTCGAGCGCGACGAGGTCACCTTCATCGGCGGCGTACGCCACGGGCTCACCCTCGGCTCCCCGGTCGCGGTCATGATCGGGAACACCGAATGGCCCAAGTGGGAGAAGGTCATGGCCGCCGACCCGGTGGACCCGGCCGAGCTGGCGGGCATCGCCCGCAACGCCCCGCTGACCCGCCCCCGCCCCGGCCACGCCGACCTCGCCGGGATGCAGAAGTACGGCTTCGACGAGGCCCGGCCGGTGCTGGAGCGCGCCTCCGCCCGCGAGACCGCGGCCCGGGTGGCGCTGGGCGCCGTGGCCCGCTCGTACCTGAAGGAGACCGCCGGCATCGAGATCGTCTCGCACGTCGTGGAGCTGGGCGGCGCCAAGGCCCCGTACGGCAGCATCCCCGCCCCGGCCGACGTGGCGCGGCTCGACGCCGACCCGGTGCGCTGCCTGGACGCCGACGCGAGCAAGGCGATGGTCGAGGTGATCGACCAGGCCCACAAGGACGGCGACACCCTCGGCGGCGTCGTCGAAGTCGTCGCGTACGACGTACCGGTCGGCCTCGGCTCGCACGTGCACTGGGACCGCCGGCTGGATTCCCGGCTGGCCGGGGCGCTCATGGGCATCCAGGCCATCAAGGGCGTCGAGCTGGGCGACGGGTTCGCGCTGGCCGGTGTGCCGGGGTCGCAGGCCCACGACGAGATCGTCGGCACCGACGACGGCATCCGCCGCTCCTCCGGCCGCTCCGGCGGCACCGAGGGCGGGCTGAGCACGGGCGAGCTGCTGCGGGTGCGCGCCGCGATGAAGCCCATCGCGACCGTGCCGCGGGCGCTGGCGACGGTGGACGTCGCCACCGGCGAGGCCACCAAGGCGCACCACCAGCGCTCCGATGTCTGCGCCGTACCCGCCGCGGGCATCGTGGCGGAGGCGATGGTGGCGCTGGTGCTGGCCGACGCGGTGGCGGAGAAGTTCGGCGGCGACAGCGTCACGGAGACCGCCCGCAACGTCCGCGGCTACCTGGAGAATCTGGCGATCCGATGA
- the mltG gene encoding endolytic transglycosylase MltG — translation MTDYGQNPGSQPWQPDDSLYGGQQDWSGGQPGAGHHHYGGQQPQQHYPHQQQASWDSGQHQQYPGGWDTTGGGMPLADPYAPAPQPDYYGTPDAYPPPNPHPRRPHPQQQPGPPQPGHHRPPPHQQQPPHPGQGGRRNGGREDWDPASRPPARDDHPFFDGGDDDFDDGPREGRGGGRSAGRGTGRDRRGAKRRNGCACLVIALVLAAGLGGLGYLGYNFWNDRFGAAPDYSGEGTGSVNVEIPEGASITQMGNILKDKGVVKSVQAFVDAAGDEMLHPGSYTLHKGMSGQAAVKMMLNPEAANQLVIPEGRRATAVYAMIDEHLGLKDDTTAKIAEKGDLGLPDWADGNPEGFLWPSSYSAAEGTDPKKLLREMVKRANATYTELGLEDKAAKVGQTPYEIVTIASLIEAEGQSKEEFGKVSRVIYNRLKPDNTATNGMLQFDSTINYAKGESNLDISNQDTQFDSPYNTYLHAGLPPGPIDNPSERAIVAALEPTAGDWLYFVTVKPGDTRFTASKEEHDRNVEEFNENQRKKEDE, via the coding sequence ATGACTGACTACGGCCAAAACCCCGGCTCCCAACCCTGGCAGCCCGACGACAGCCTTTACGGCGGGCAGCAGGACTGGTCGGGCGGGCAGCCCGGCGCCGGGCACCACCACTACGGGGGACAGCAGCCGCAGCAGCACTATCCGCACCAGCAGCAGGCGTCCTGGGACTCGGGCCAGCACCAGCAGTACCCCGGCGGCTGGGACACCACCGGCGGCGGGATGCCGCTGGCCGACCCCTACGCCCCCGCGCCGCAGCCCGACTACTACGGCACGCCGGACGCCTACCCGCCGCCGAACCCGCATCCGCGCCGCCCGCACCCGCAGCAGCAGCCGGGGCCCCCGCAGCCCGGGCACCACCGGCCCCCGCCGCACCAGCAGCAGCCCCCGCACCCGGGGCAGGGCGGCCGCCGCAACGGCGGCCGCGAGGACTGGGACCCCGCCTCCCGCCCGCCCGCGCGCGACGACCACCCCTTCTTCGACGGCGGCGACGACGACTTCGACGACGGCCCCCGCGAGGGCCGCGGCGGCGGCCGGAGCGCAGGCCGCGGTACGGGCCGCGACCGCCGCGGCGCCAAGCGCCGCAACGGCTGCGCGTGCCTCGTCATCGCCCTCGTGCTGGCCGCGGGCCTCGGCGGCCTCGGCTACCTCGGCTACAACTTCTGGAACGACCGCTTCGGCGCCGCGCCCGACTACTCGGGCGAGGGCACGGGCAGCGTGAACGTGGAGATCCCCGAGGGCGCGAGCATCACGCAGATGGGGAACATCCTGAAGGACAAGGGCGTGGTCAAGAGCGTCCAGGCGTTCGTCGACGCCGCCGGCGACGAGATGCTCCACCCCGGCTCGTACACCCTGCACAAGGGCATGTCGGGCCAGGCCGCGGTCAAGATGATGCTGAACCCGGAGGCCGCCAACCAGCTCGTCATCCCCGAGGGCCGGCGCGCCACGGCCGTCTACGCGATGATCGACGAGCACCTCGGGCTCAAGGACGACACCACCGCCAAGATCGCCGAGAAGGGCGATCTCGGCCTGCCCGACTGGGCGGACGGCAACCCCGAGGGCTTCCTGTGGCCGTCGAGCTACTCCGCCGCCGAGGGCACGGACCCCAAGAAGCTGCTGCGCGAGATGGTCAAGCGGGCCAACGCCACGTACACCGAGCTGGGCCTGGAGGACAAGGCGGCGAAGGTGGGGCAGACCCCGTACGAGATCGTCACCATCGCCAGCCTCATCGAGGCCGAGGGGCAGTCGAAGGAGGAGTTCGGCAAGGTCTCGCGGGTCATCTACAACCGCCTGAAGCCGGACAACACCGCCACCAACGGCATGCTGCAGTTCGACTCCACCATCAACTACGCCAAGGGCGAGTCGAACCTCGACATCTCCAACCAGGACACGCAGTTCGACTCCCCGTACAACACCTACCTCCACGCCGGCCTGCCGCCCGGGCCCATCGACAACCCCAGCGAGCGGGCCATCGTGGCGGCCCTCGAACCGACCGCGGGCGACTGGCTGTACTTCGTCACCGTCAAGCCGGGCGACACGCGCTTCACCGCCAGCAAGGAGGAGCACGACCGCAACGTCGAGGAGTTCAACGAGAACCAGCGCAAGAAGGAGGACGAGTGA
- the ruvX gene encoding Holliday junction resolvase RuvX, whose protein sequence is MEPPPEGRTIRRGRRLAVDVGDARIGVASCDPDGILATPVETVPGRDLPAAFRRLAALTEEYEPLEVLVGLPRSLHGGEGPAAAKVRGFAEKLARRVHPVPVRLVDERMSTVTAAQNLRAAGRSSRKGRSVVDQVAAVVILQSALEAERASGAAPGESVEAAL, encoded by the coding sequence ATGGAACCGCCGCCGGAGGGCCGGACGATCCGCCGCGGGCGCAGGCTCGCGGTGGACGTCGGCGACGCCCGGATCGGGGTCGCGTCCTGCGACCCCGACGGGATCCTCGCCACGCCCGTGGAGACCGTGCCGGGCCGGGACCTGCCGGCGGCGTTCCGCAGGCTCGCCGCGCTCACCGAGGAGTACGAGCCGCTGGAGGTGCTCGTCGGCCTGCCGCGCTCGCTGCACGGCGGCGAGGGCCCCGCGGCCGCCAAGGTCCGCGGCTTCGCGGAGAAGCTGGCGCGCCGCGTCCACCCCGTGCCCGTACGGCTCGTCGACGAACGCATGTCCACGGTGACGGCCGCGCAGAACCTGCGTGCGGCCGGGAGATCGAGCCGCAAGGGCCGATCGGTGGTCGACCAGGTGGCGGCCGTCGTCATCCTCCAGAGCGCGCTGGAAGCCGAACGGGCGTCAGGGGCGGCGCCGGGTGAGAGCGTCGAGGCGGCCCTGTGA
- the alaS gene encoding alanine--tRNA ligase — translation MESAEIRRRWLRFFEERGHTVVPSASLIADDPTLLLINAGMVPFKPYFLGEATPPYKRATSVQKCIRTPDIDEVGKTTRHGTFFQMCGNFSFGDYFKEGAASLAWELLTSSQDAGGYGLHPERLWITVYEDDDEAERIWRDVVGVPPERIQRLGKEENYWDMGVPGPCGPCSEVSYDRGPEFGEAGGPAANGERYVELWNLVFMQYVRGPGKGKDYPILGDLPQQNIDTGLGLERLAMILQDVHNMYEIDTSRAVIDKAEELTGVRYGVADHSDVSLRVVSDHMRASVMLIGDGVTPGNEGRGYVLRRIMRRAVRNMKLLGADRPVVGELVDVVISTMGEQYPELVADRKRIESVALAEEARFLKTLKAGTNVLDTAVTEAKSAGSGVLPGDKAFLLHDTWGFPIDLTLEMAGEQGLTVDEDGFRRLMKEQRDRAKADAAAKKTGHADLSAYREVADSAGATEFTGYTATDAESTVVGLLVGGVASPAATEGDEVEVILDRTPFYAEGGGQLADTGRIRLGSGAVVDVRDVQQPVPGVSVHKGVVQVGEVTVGEPAQAAIDVSRRRAIARAHSATHLTHQALRDALGPTAAQAGSENAPGRFRFDFGAPAAVPGGVLGDVEQKINEVLARELDVHAEVMSMEDAKKQGALAEFGEKYGNRVRVVTIGDFSKELCGGTHVHNTAQLGLVKLLGESSIGAGVRRVEALVGVDAYNFLAREHTVVHQLTELLKGRPEELPERISGMLARLKDAEKEIEKFRAEKVLQAAAGLAEGARDVGGVALVAARVPDGTAAEDLRKLVLDVRGRIPGDRPAVVALFSVAGGRPVTVIATNEAARERGLKAGDLVRTAAKTLGGGGGGKPDIAQGGGQDPQAVGEAVAAVERGVAEAA, via the coding sequence ATGGAGTCGGCCGAAATCCGCCGCCGCTGGCTGCGCTTCTTCGAAGAGCGTGGGCACACCGTCGTGCCGTCGGCGTCGCTGATCGCGGACGACCCCACGCTGCTCCTCATCAACGCGGGCATGGTCCCCTTCAAGCCGTACTTCCTCGGCGAGGCCACCCCGCCGTACAAGCGCGCCACGAGCGTGCAGAAGTGCATCCGCACCCCGGACATCGACGAGGTCGGCAAGACCACCCGGCACGGCACCTTCTTCCAGATGTGCGGCAACTTCTCCTTCGGTGACTACTTCAAGGAGGGTGCCGCCAGCCTCGCCTGGGAGCTGCTCACCAGCTCGCAGGACGCGGGGGGTTACGGTCTTCACCCCGAGCGCCTGTGGATCACGGTCTACGAGGACGACGACGAGGCCGAGCGCATCTGGCGCGACGTCGTCGGCGTGCCCCCGGAGCGCATCCAGCGCCTGGGCAAGGAGGAGAACTACTGGGACATGGGCGTGCCCGGTCCCTGCGGCCCCTGCTCCGAGGTCAGCTACGACCGCGGCCCCGAGTTCGGCGAGGCCGGCGGCCCCGCCGCCAACGGCGAGCGCTACGTGGAGCTCTGGAACCTGGTCTTCATGCAGTACGTGCGCGGCCCCGGCAAGGGCAAGGACTACCCGATCCTCGGCGACCTGCCCCAGCAGAACATCGACACCGGCCTCGGCCTCGAACGCCTGGCGATGATCCTGCAAGACGTGCACAACATGTACGAGATCGACACGTCGCGCGCCGTCATCGACAAGGCCGAGGAACTGACCGGCGTGCGCTACGGCGTCGCCGACCACTCGGACGTCTCGCTGCGCGTCGTCTCCGACCACATGCGCGCCTCCGTCATGCTCATCGGCGACGGCGTCACCCCCGGCAACGAGGGCCGGGGCTACGTGCTGCGCCGCATCATGCGCCGCGCCGTGCGCAACATGAAGCTCCTCGGCGCCGACCGCCCCGTCGTCGGCGAGCTGGTCGACGTCGTCATCTCCACCATGGGCGAGCAGTACCCGGAGCTGGTCGCCGACCGCAAGCGCATCGAGTCCGTCGCGCTCGCCGAGGAGGCCCGCTTCCTCAAGACCCTCAAGGCCGGCACCAACGTGCTGGACACCGCCGTCACCGAGGCCAAGTCCGCCGGCTCCGGCGTGCTCCCCGGCGACAAGGCGTTCCTGCTTCACGACACCTGGGGCTTCCCGATCGACCTCACGCTGGAGATGGCCGGCGAGCAGGGGCTGACGGTCGACGAGGACGGCTTCCGCCGGCTGATGAAGGAGCAGCGGGACCGGGCCAAGGCCGACGCCGCCGCCAAGAAGACGGGCCACGCCGACCTGTCCGCGTACCGCGAGGTCGCCGACTCCGCCGGTGCCACCGAGTTCACGGGCTACACGGCCACCGACGCCGAGTCCACCGTCGTCGGCCTGCTGGTCGGCGGCGTGGCCTCGCCCGCCGCCACCGAGGGCGACGAGGTCGAGGTCATCCTCGACCGCACCCCCTTCTACGCGGAGGGCGGCGGCCAGCTCGCCGACACCGGCCGGATCCGGCTCGGCTCCGGCGCCGTGGTCGACGTGCGCGACGTACAGCAGCCGGTGCCCGGCGTCAGCGTGCACAAGGGCGTCGTCCAGGTCGGCGAGGTCACCGTCGGCGAGCCCGCGCAGGCCGCCATCGACGTGAGCCGCCGCCGCGCCATCGCCCGCGCCCACAGCGCCACCCACCTGACCCACCAGGCGCTGCGCGACGCCCTCGGCCCGACCGCCGCCCAGGCGGGCTCGGAGAACGCCCCGGGCCGCTTCCGCTTCGACTTCGGCGCGCCCGCCGCCGTACCGGGCGGCGTCCTCGGCGACGTCGAGCAGAAGATCAACGAGGTGCTCGCCCGCGAACTCGACGTGCACGCCGAGGTCATGTCGATGGAGGACGCCAAGAAGCAGGGCGCGCTGGCCGAGTTCGGCGAGAAGTACGGCAACCGGGTGCGCGTCGTCACCATCGGCGACTTCTCCAAGGAGCTGTGCGGCGGCACCCACGTGCACAACACCGCCCAGCTCGGCCTGGTCAAGCTGCTCGGCGAGTCCTCCATCGGCGCCGGCGTGCGCCGGGTGGAGGCCCTGGTCGGCGTTGACGCGTACAACTTCCTGGCCCGCGAGCACACCGTGGTCCACCAGCTCACCGAGCTGCTGAAGGGCCGCCCGGAGGAACTGCCCGAGCGGATCTCCGGCATGCTGGCCCGGCTGAAGGACGCGGAGAAGGAGATCGAGAAGTTCCGCGCCGAGAAGGTGCTGCAGGCCGCCGCGGGGCTCGCCGAGGGCGCCAGGGACGTCGGCGGCGTCGCGCTGGTCGCCGCCCGGGTGCCGGACGGCACGGCCGCCGAGGACCTGCGCAAGCTCGTCCTGGACGTACGGGGCCGGATCCCCGGCGACCGGCCGGCCGTCGTGGCGCTCTTCTCCGTCGCGGGTGGCCGCCCGGTCACCGTGATCGCCACCAACGAGGCTGCCCGCGAGCGCGGTCTGAAGGCCGGCGACCTGGTGCGTACGGCCGCCAAGACGCTCGGCGGCGGCGGCGGTGGCAAGCCCGACATCGCCCAGGGCGGCGGGCAGGACCCGCAGGCCGTCGGCGAGGCCGTGGCCGCGGTGGAGCGGGGCGTAGCGGAGGCCGCCTGA
- a CDS encoding shikimate dehydrogenase, with protein sequence MAQPRRAAVLGSPITHSLSPVLHRAAYGELGLTGWTYGRYEVDERRLAGFLDSLEPGEWAGLSLTMPLKRAAIPLLDEVSATARSVEAVNTVVLHDDGRRFGDNTDIPGITAALRERGIEKVERAAVLGAGATASSALAALASVCTGEVTAYVRSAARATEMEQWGERLGVSVRCADWSEAAAAFDAPLVVATTPAGATDGLAAAVPERPGALFDVLYEPWPTPLAGAWAARGGTVVGGLDLLVHQAVLQVEQMTGAARAPLAAMREAGEAALRARTL encoded by the coding sequence ATCGCGCAGCCCCGGCGCGCGGCCGTCCTCGGCTCGCCCATCACCCATTCCCTCTCGCCGGTGCTGCACCGCGCCGCGTACGGCGAACTGGGCCTGACCGGCTGGACGTACGGCCGCTACGAGGTGGACGAGCGGCGGCTGGCCGGCTTCCTCGACAGCCTGGAGCCGGGGGAGTGGGCCGGGCTCTCGCTGACCATGCCGCTGAAGCGCGCCGCGATCCCGCTGCTCGACGAGGTCAGCGCCACGGCCCGGTCGGTCGAGGCGGTCAACACCGTCGTGCTGCACGACGACGGCCGCCGCTTCGGCGACAACACCGACATCCCCGGCATCACCGCGGCGCTGCGCGAGCGCGGCATCGAGAAGGTCGAGCGCGCCGCCGTCCTCGGCGCCGGCGCCACCGCCTCCTCCGCCCTCGCCGCCCTCGCCTCCGTCTGCACCGGGGAGGTCACCGCCTACGTACGCTCCGCCGCCCGCGCGACGGAGATGGAGCAGTGGGGCGAGCGCCTCGGCGTCTCGGTGCGCTGTGCGGACTGGTCCGAGGCCGCCGCCGCCTTCGACGCCCCGCTGGTCGTCGCCACCACCCCGGCCGGGGCCACCGACGGCCTCGCGGCCGCGGTCCCGGAGCGCCCGGGCGCGCTCTTCGACGTGCTGTACGAGCCCTGGCCCACCCCGCTCGCCGGGGCGTGGGCCGCGCGCGGCGGGACAGTCGTCGGAGGTCTCGACCTGCTGGTGCACCAGGCGGTGCTGCAGGTGGAGCAGATGACGGGCGCCGCGCGGGCCCCGCTGGCGGCCATGCGCGAGGCCGGCGAGGCCGCGCTGCGCGCCCGTACGCTCTGA
- a CDS encoding shikimate kinase — MTSSTEGRERPDTASEPAAAGGTDGPAVVLVGPPGAGKSTVGAVLAARLGTTVRDTDEDVEKAAGKPIPDIFYDDGEPAFRALERAAVRAALAEHPGVLALGGGAVMDPGTRELLAAHRVVFLDVEMADAVKRVGLDAPRPLLAVNPRQQWRTLMEQRRPHYTEVARATVTTAGRTPDEVAELVLAALESHPA; from the coding sequence ATGACCAGCAGCACCGAGGGCCGTGAGCGCCCCGACACCGCGTCCGAGCCGGCCGCCGCGGGAGGCACGGACGGCCCCGCCGTCGTGCTCGTCGGCCCGCCGGGCGCCGGCAAGTCCACCGTCGGCGCCGTGCTCGCCGCCCGCCTCGGCACCACCGTCCGCGACACCGACGAGGACGTCGAGAAGGCCGCGGGCAAGCCGATCCCCGACATCTTCTACGACGACGGCGAGCCCGCCTTCCGAGCCCTGGAGCGCGCCGCCGTGCGCGCCGCGCTCGCCGAGCACCCCGGCGTGCTGGCCCTCGGCGGCGGCGCCGTCATGGACCCCGGCACCCGCGAGCTGCTCGCCGCGCACCGCGTCGTCTTCCTCGACGTCGAGATGGCCGACGCCGTCAAGCGGGTCGGCCTCGACGCCCCCCGCCCGCTGCTCGCAGTCAACCCGCGCCAGCAGTGGCGCACCCTGATGGAACAGCGCCGCCCGCACTACACCGAGGTCGCCCGCGCGACCGTCACCACCGCCGGCCGCACGCCGGACGAGGTCGCCGAACTCGTACTCGCAGCATTGGAGAGCCACCCCGCATGA